TCTCGAGCTGGCCTTCGCTGCTGTCTTCCTGAGCAATCGTGAACTCCGGGTGCTCCTCGATGATCTTCTTGAAGTTCGCGATTCTGTCAACGCCTGACTTCGTGGTGGGATGGCCGAGAATGACTGCCTTGCCGCCCTTCGGAAGACGCTTGAGCATATCTTCTCCGCAGACGAGCCCTGCCGCGAGGTTGTCGCTTGCGACTATGCAGGCTACGTACTCTTCATCGTAGACGGGTGCGTCAACGTTGACGATGGGGATGCCCGCTTCGTGAGCCGCAAGAAGTCCGGGAGCGACTGCCTGCCAGTCTACGGGGTTGAGGAAGATTGCGTCCACGCCCTGAGCGACCATGTCCTCGATCTGGCTGATCTGCTTCACTGCGTCGAGCGCGGGGTCAAGCGTGATGAGGGTATCGCCGTTGGCTTCGACTGCTGCCTTGATTGCGTCGTTCATGACACCGAAGAACGGATTGTTCATGGTCATGTAGGTTGCGCCGAACTTTCTGCCCTGAGCACCTGCGACGCTGAACGATGCGACAACGAGGAGTACTGCGAGGAACAACACAAAGAGTTTCTTCATAAGAGAATACCTCCTGCAACGATATAGAATTGTGAATAAAAAAATGGGTGCTAGGATTATACAACATTTTATTGTGAGGTGTACCAGCATGAATTACTATCTCGGAATAGACACAGGCACAACGTCAATCAGCATAGCCGCCGTCAGTGAAGCCCGCGAACTCCTCAAGAGCATAACCATCAACCACAACGCTTTTCTTCCTTTGCCCGGCAGAATCCAGAACCCCGAGCGCATCAAGTCCCTCGTCCTCGAAGCAGTTGACGGCCTTACGCGTGAACTTGGCCAGC
This window of the Synergistaceae bacterium genome carries:
- a CDS encoding sugar ABC transporter substrate-binding protein, with protein sequence MKKLFVLFLAVLLVVASFSVAGAQGRKFGATYMTMNNPFFGVMNDAIKAAVEANGDTLITLDPALDAVKQISQIEDMVAQGVDAIFLNPVDWQAVAPGLLAAHEAGIPIVNVDAPVYDEEYVACIVASDNLAAGLVCGEDMLKRLPKGGKAVILGHPTTKSGVDRIANFKKIIEEHPEFTIAQEDSSEGQLEIAMPKMENIIQAIPDMAVVMCVNDPTALGVIQALRAANALEGVLIYGVDGSPDAKKMIKDGMMTGTAAQSPINIGKIGVEMAYKILAGEKVEKHVPVPVTLITAENVDEFGVDGWQ